AGCTTGAGCCACTGGATCCCTGGGAGAGTGAGGATGTTGTTCAATTCCTATATGATGCATCACTATATGGATTACCGATAAGGACTGTGGAGGCGCCCTTCTTCAGGAGGGTTATTATGCAGAGGAGCTCCGGCATTAAATATGAGGGTGGTAAGTTATACCAGGAACTAACGAGAGAACTCAAGGAATTAATGGGTGAACCACCAAGCAACGCAAAACCACCAAGCTTCACACCCACTAGGGATGGTTATGGAATAATATTCGTAGCCAGCGACGGTTCAATATACCCAAGCGGTTTCCTACCACTCACGCTTGGTAATGTCAGGAAGGACAATATAGTGAGGGTGTATAGGAAGCACCCAGTACTGAGGACGATAAGGGAGGCTAGGTTCAACGGTAAGTGCGGCGTGTGTGAGTTTAGGAATATATGTGGTGGTTCAAGGGCAAGGGCATACACCGAATTAGGCGACTCACTTGGTTCAGATCCAGCTTGTGTTTATGAACCTACTGTGAAATGATTTTATTGAAGAGCCCCATAAAGCCGAACCTATTGAGCGCCTCGTTGATCCACTCCCACCTTAGGCTACTCCTTACGTTGATATTCCTCATTAACTCCTTAATAATGGCTACGTACCATGGTATATCCCAATTAATGACAATGGATACCACAAGATCCTCAATGGATGCATAGGGAATGCTCCTTATGAGAATTGCCCGTGAGAAAAGCCCTGGAACCAGGGATCTCTCAATAACCACTGAACCACCTAAGGCCTGACTAACTGACTCATAATCTCCATAAATCATTACATCGACTATATCCGGTACGTCAAAAACACCAAGCCTCCTACCAATAACCTTTAGTAGGCTCGCTAGTCCGCATGCATGGTCTACATTCAATTCAACAAGTCTCCAATGAACATCTTCACAGTCATTACCCATAACAAGTAACACCTACTTACTGCATTCCATCATTATTTCACTATCACTAAACCCTAGACTTCTCAATACTCTTAATGGACTTAAATTGAGAAGTAATAAATCATTACTCTCCAGGTCAATAGCCGTTATAGACCCCGTACTAATGCGTAGTTTGTAGATATTACTTAGTGGTAATCCAGTTATTAAGGCCACGGCAGTAGCAATAGGGTGCCAGTGACTCACCGCAATTACCGCCTTCTCGTTAATACTCCTAACGAATTCCAGGAAATCATCGATTCTACTCATCACCGAATCCATTGATTCACCACCAGGTGGATGATGCCTAACGGGGTCCTTCCTGTAATTATCGAATGGCAATTCACTTATCTTCTTGAGCTCCCACTCACCCATGTCGATCTCCCTTAACCTATCATCAACCTTATAATTAGGGCTTATGCAACCTGCTGTTTGGCGTGCACGTAATAATGGCGATGTAAATACCGTACCATTAACACCCATTCTATGTAGAAGTAACGCCGCAGCGGCCGCCTCAAGCCTACCCCTATCAGTCAGTGGATTATCGTTATAATTCCTTGAATGAAGTATACCAAGGGCATTTAACTGCGCCTCCCCATGCCTAACAAGGTATAGTATCACGATAATGATTACGGTAAAGCAAGGTAATAAAGCATTACTTAAATCCCAATCACTGGGTCTGGCCAGTAATTATCAAGGACTTCAACCCTACCGTCTAGCATAATCACAATATTGCTCTCAAGCCTAACACCAAACCTGTTGGGTAGGTATATCCCTGGCTCTATAGTGAATACGCTACCCCTCAATAATGCCTTATCATATGACTGACTTATGAACGGTTCCTCATGAACCTCAAGCCCAATCCCATGCCCAGTCCTATGAATGAAATACTGCCCATAACCACCCTCAGTGATGACCCTCCTGGCAATCGAATCAATGTAAGCACCGGTAACGCCTTCCCTAACGCTGGCTATTGCCTCGTCATGAGCCCTCCTAACGAGGTTATGAACTAACTTAAAATCACTAGGTGGATTACCAACCACGAACGTCCTTGTTAAGTCACCGTAATAATCATTATAGGTTGCCGTTACGTCAATAACAATCACATCGCCAACTTCGATCCTCCTCCTGGAAGGTAACCAATGAGGTATTGCGGAGTGTGGACCGGACTGAACAAGTACGTCTCTAGGCTCGGCACCAGCACCACTAATGGCTTCACCAATTACCTTAGCCACCTCGACCTCGGTCATTCCCGGCCTAATGGACTCATGAGCAGCCTTTATGCCCTCCTCAATGGCCCTAACAGCAGTCTTAATATTCGCCAACTCACTTTCATCCTTACTAATCCTCATTGTTGTCAGTAAGTCATCAATAGATGAATCAGTAAACCCATCAATTACCTCACGTAGAATCCACAGGTAATTTAGCGTGGCTCTACCCTCAAGGCCAACCCTTCTTACGGTACCACAATTACTGCTAATGAAGGATTTAATGGCATTTAACGGTCCCTCCTCATCGCCATAAACGATGTATGGCAAGCCCGTATTCCTGGCCTTACCCTCATCAAGTCTCGGCAAGATTAGGGAATAGGCGTTATTACCTGGACAAATCATTAATGCACCAAACCTCTCAAAGGTCTCAATATAGGAACCAACCAGGTATCTAAAGTTAGGGCCGGAAACAATAACCACTAATTCTATTGGTGTTTTACGGACCTCATCAATGAACCTAATAATCCTATTAATGCTCGACATATTACCGATCTAGGAACCAAGGCCCTTTAATTTTATTCCCTAATTACATATTAATGCTTTTAGATCAGTAGAGGCCGCTGACATCATTGAATCAGTACCCGTAGAATCATCACCAATATAATCAATGTAATTATTACAATGCAAGGGATTTAAAGATCCTTATCCTAGCAATCCCAAATCCAACTCATTGCTTGCTTAGTTGTATTGATTGGAGTGTTGCTGTGACCCTTATCTTCTCTATTATGTCCAGGAGAAGTGGTGTCTTCTCCCTATCAACAACTATGTAAATATCATTGTCATACCTAAGTACATGCTTGGCAGTTATTTGATTAGACTTCATAACCTGTACCAGAAATGTCACTATACCGACTGGCGCTTTCTCAGCAAACATTATCCTCACCATACCGTACTCCTCAACCTTAGCTTGATTGCAAATACTCGCTATGTACATTAATGGCGCTATTACATGTATCTTATTACCATCATTAAGTATTATGAATTGAACCTTGGCTGCCGTAAGTAAATCCCTAAGCTTAGCAACCTTGTCCATATTCTCCTCAGTTAATGGTATCTCAACCTCACCCATACCACTGTACGTTATTATCTCGGCCATACTCAATGCCTTAACAATGTCAGGGTACTCATTAACCAATTTATAGTTCATGGAGATCCTCTCAAGGGCCTTCACTATGGTGAACACCTTAGTATCCTTACCAATCATTGTATCAACAAGTGGTTTAATGTTCCTAGCAAGTGCCGAGAGATTAACAAGGCCGCTGGACAGTAATGTTACGTAGAGCGGATTCTCCTCAATAATAATCCTAACGGCCTGTTGAATACTTAATCCCCGAGACACAATTACTATCTGTGAAATAAGGATTAATATTTTTTACTTAAAAATACATTGTAAGTCTAAAATCAGTACATATAGTACTAGGGTCTAAACATTATTATGAGGTAGATACTATCACAATGAGTAATAATGTTTATTAATTCCATAAATACGCCTCTTAACGATGCTACCCCTGGAATTACTACTGGCAATAATAATACCAATTATCGGCCTAGCCCTTGCCGGGTATAACGCAGCTTCAGTACTTGGAATTAAACCAGGGAAGAAGGAATTAACGGAAATAAACATGCTCATCGCCGAGGGCGCCAAAACATTCCTAATGAGGGAGTACAAGACAATATTACCCACAGGCATTGTACTGACCATATTAATATGGATAGCGTATTACTTCATATTCCATAGTGGATTAATGGCTGGGTTAGCTGCCCTTGCCTTCGCGCTTGGTGCCATAGGCAGTGCAATCGCCGGTTACTTGGGTATGTACGTAACAACGAGAAGCGCAGCTAAAACAGCCTGGATGGCTAAGAACGGCATGGGATCCGCCCTAAGTACCTCGTTTAAGGCGGGAACCGTCATGGGACTATCACTGGCCAGCATAGCCCTGCTAATAGTCACAATACTCTACATGGCATACTCATTAGTGTTACCAACACCTCTATGGGCCGAGGCACTGGCGCCCGTGGCGTTTGGTGCCAGCTTAATATCACTGTTCATAAGGGTCGCCGGTGGCATATACACGAAAGCCGCCGATTGGGGTGCCGACATAGTTGGTAAGGTTGAGGCTGGAATACCAGAGGATGACCCGAGGAATCCAGGAGTCATTGCCGATAATGTTGGTGATAATGTGGGTGATTGCGCAGGTATGGCTAGTGACGTTTACGAGAGTTTCGTAGTAGTACTTGCAGGTGCATTATTACTTGCAGCTGTATTTAGATTAACATCTGCTCTCGTTAGATTATCAATAATGGTTGCCACATTAACATTAATAAGTACATTAATCGGAGTTCAGGTAGTTAGGGGTGAGGTTAAGGGTAAGAACTTGGCCGCAGCCGCGATGGGTAAGCTCAACATGGCGCTTTATACAACAATAATAATTGCAGCCATACTTGTTGCCATATACGCGTTTCTTGCATTCCCATTGATGGAGGCCATGGCCATATTCATATCCGACCTACTAGGCATGATAACAGCAGTGGTTGTCCTATACGTAACTGAGTACTTCACCCACTATACATTTCCACCTGTCAGAAACATAGCAATGCAGGCAACACTATCGGCGTCAAACGTAATTGTCGCTGGATACTCCTACGGCTTACTTAGTGCCGTACCCACCATCTTCATGGTAATAACAGCCCTAGGTATTTCATACGTATTAGGTTCAATGTTTATACCACCACACGGAATTGAAGGCGGTATATTCGGCACAGCAATAGCCTCAGTAGGACTACTAAGTCTTGCGGGTATAGTCATTTCCCTAGACTCGTACGGCCCAGTCAGTGACAATGCGGGTGGCCTTGTGGAAATGACGGGTATGGAGGATGTGAGGGAAATAACGGATTCACTGGATGCAATTGGTAATACGTTTAAGGCCACCACGAAGGGCTACGCAATAGCCAGTGCTGGTTTAGCAGCATTAATATTATTCATTGGTTTCATATACGAGGTCGTGGAAAGGATGGGAATACCACTAACACAAGCCTTTGGTGAGTTAATGGTTATTGACCCAAGGATAATAATAGGAGCCCTAGTGGGCGTTGCACTCGTATACTTCTTCTCAAGTAGTACCTTAGCCTCGGTCGGCAAGGCAGCCGGTGAACTTGTTGAGGAAATAAGGAGGCAATTCAGGACTAAGAGAATACTTGAGCTTTGGCCTCAGGAGAAGCCTGACTATAACAAGGCAATCGACATAGTGACGAGCCACGCACTCAAGAATTTCCTAGTGCCTGGCCTATCAGCTGTTATTGTACCAATAATCGTCGGATTAGCACTGGGTTGGATTGGTCTCGTTGGGATGATATTCGGTGTAATAATTGCAGGCTTCCCAAGGGCGTTACTAATGGCTAATGCCGGTGGCGCTTGGGACAACGCTAAGAAGTACATCGAGATTGAGGGTATTGAAGTAAATGGTCAGAAATTCGGCAAGAAGAGCGAACCACATAGGAACGCGGTAGTGGGTGATGTGGTTGGCGATCCATTTAAGGACACAACTGGACCATCACTTAACCCACTCATTAAGGTTGTTAATACTGTTTCAATAGTCTTCGCACCAGTCATAGCAATGATAAGTCTAATTAATCCAGCAGCCGGCCCATTAATAATGCACCTAATCTCAATATTAATGGTGTAATCAGACAATAACCTAGTTCAAAATCTCATTAAAATCATGACCTCAACTTAATTATTAATTTTACACATAAATTATTTCCATAGTAGAATTTGTTTAGGAAAGTATTTGAGTTCGTTTGTTCAGTATTTATAATTATTGTTAATGATTAATCAATAGAAAAATTATTAATAATGATCGATATAATAAAATTTATAAAAATTAGAGACTCATAGGAATTACAATGGGTTCTCTCGGTAAGTACGTATTAACATTCGAGGAGGCAGATCCTGATGATGTTAAATTAATAGGCGGTAAGGCATCCAGCCTTGTCCTAATGACCAGACTTGGATTACCAGTACCTCCTGGCATAATAATAACCACTAGAGCTTGTAGGGAATACTACGATAGAGGTGAGAAACTCCCTGAGGGCCTAATGGACGAGGTAATTAGGGGTGTTAAATACCTTGAGGAAAAGACTGGGTATAAACTTGGCGATCCTGATAAACCATTACTCGTCAGCGTCAGGTCCGGAGCCGCTGTATCAATGCCAGGCATGATGGACACAGTACTAAACGTGGGGCTTAATGATAAGACAGTTTATGGTCTCGCCAAGAGGATTAATAATGAGCATGGTGCCTACGATGCCTATAGGAGATTCCTTGCGATGTTTGGTAGGATAGTCCTAGGCATTCCTGAGGAGGAGTTCAATAAACCGCTTGATGAGATTAAGCGGAAATATGGTGTTAAGGAGGACCCGGAAATACCGCTTGAAGGTCTTAAGGAGCTTGTCGAGATTTATAAGCAAATATTCATAAGGAGATTTGGTAAGGTATTTGATGACCCATGGGAACAATTAAAGCTTTCGATAGAGGCTGTATTTAAGTCCTGGAATTCACCAAGGGCCAGGTTCTATAGGGAGGCTAATAAAATAACGCCGGAAATTGCTGACTGTACTGCCACAGCAATAGTGACCATGGTGTTTGGCAACGCAGACTGGAGGTCAGCCACTGGTGTCGTGTTCTCGAGGGATCCAGCGACCGGCGAGAATAAGCTTTATGGTGAGTACTTGCCCTATGCTCAGGGCGAGGACGTAGTAGCTGGTATAAGGACTCCTAAACCCATTGAGAAGCTTAAGGAGGAGATGCCAGAGGTCTATGAGCAGTTGTATAATGGTGTTAAACTCATTGAGAAGACTAAGAAGGAGGTTCAGGATGTGGAGTTCACGATTGAGAAGGGCAAGCTCTGGTTCCTACAGACAAGGAACGCTAAGATGAATCCACTGGCTGTTTTGAAGACCAGGGTCGACATGTACAAGGAGGGTATGATAACCAAGGAGGAGGCAATAATGGGTGTTAAGCCCGAATACATACTTCAAATGCTTTATCCGAGGATTGATGAGTCCAAGGCAGGTAAGCCATTGACTAAGGGTATAGCTGCGTCACCAGGTGCTGTGAGTGGACAGGCTGTCTTCGACCCTGATAGGGCTGTGGAGTGGTCCAAGACTGGTAAGCAGGTTATCCTGGTTAGGGAGGAGACGAAGCCTGATGATGTTCACGGCTTCTACGCATCAGTAGGTGTACTAACTAGCAGGGGTGGTGCGACGAGCCACGCAGCAGTCGTGGCTAGGGCAATTGGTAGGCCTGCGGTTGTTGGTGCTGAGGCTTTACAGATTGATTATGGCACCAGGATTGCCAGGGTTGGTGATACGGTTATTAAGGAGGGTGATTGGATAACAATTGATGGATTCACGGGCAGTGTTTACCTGGGTAAGGTACCAACGATAGAACCAAAGCTACCACCTGAATTCTTCGAATTCCTCGATATGGCCGACTCAGTATCCGTGTTCGAGATTAGGGCTAATGCGGATACACCGGATGATGCGACAATATCCAGGAGATTTGGCGCTAAGGGTATTGGCTTGTTGAGGACTGAGAGGATGTTCAGGGCGCCAGGCAGGCTCGATCTATTTAGGAAGGTAATACTCTCGGATAATCCAGGTGAAAGGAGGGAATTGCTTGATCAATTGGCCGAGATGATGAAGAAGGACTTCCTGGAAATATTCGAGATAATGGAGGGTTACCCAATAACAGTTAGGTTGTTCGACCCACCACTCCATGAGTTCCTACCAAACTTCGAGGAATTAGTCACTGAGGTGACTAGGGCTAGAACCCTGGGCAAGCCGGATCCTGAGAAGGAGAGGTTACTCGCCAGGGTTAAGGCGCTGATGGAGGCTAACCCAATGATGGGACATAGGGGCGTTAGGGTTGGTATTACGTACCCAGAGATCTACGCAGCGCAGGTTAAGGCAATACTATCCGCAGCCCTAGAGCTAAAGAGGAGGGGTAAGCATCTTGAGATTCAGATAATGATACCACAGGTTGCCGAGGTTAGGGAACTTGAGATAATAATAAACAATGTTGTCAAGCCCACGGCTGAGGAGGTATTCAAGGCCTATGGCGATAGTATTGAATTTAAGATTGGCACAATGATGGAGACCGTCAGATCATGCCTAACCGCCGACAAGATTGCAAAGGTTGTTGATTTCATGAGCTTTGGAACAAATGACCTAACACAGGCAGTCTTCAGCTTCAGCAGGGATGATGTTGAGAATAAGTTCATGAGCAAGTACCTGGAGCTTGGTGTACTGCCCTACGACCCATTCGTAACAATTGATGAGGAGGGCGTCGCTAAACTCATGAAGGTAGCCATAGATGCTGCCAGGTCCGTAAAGCCAGACATAGAGATTGGAATATGCGGTGAGCATGGTGGTGATCCAGACTCAATAAAGATACTGGCTAAGGTGGTTGGTAGGGGACTTAACTACTTCAGTGCGTCGCCGTATAGGGTTCCAGTGGCTAGGCTCGTGGCAGCTCAGGAATCATTGAAGATACTAGGAAGAGCACCAAAGATACATATATACTGATCGAACATAAAATTGCAAGGCTCCATTTCAAAATTCTCCTTATACGTTTATAATTAAACAAAATACTAGCAAGTATTGCTATGGATGTCTATTTATTATCATTATTTGTCATTAAATTCAGTTTTATGTCAAATTTATGAATAAATAAGTTTAAAAAGAGACTTACTTTACAGAGAAGTGTATGACCTTGGTAATAACGTTTATGCAGTATGTGCTTTCAATAGTATCGGGGATATTGGTAGGATTCTCACTTGGTCTTATTGGAGGCGGTGGTAGTATATTGGCTGTCCCATTGTTCCTTTACTTCGTTGGTCTTGACACAATACCTGATGCCGCCCACATAGCCATTGGTACGACCGCGCTTGCCGTCGGCCTTAATGCCTACATAAACTCCTACATGCATCTTAAGAAGAAGAACGTGGCACCAAGGGTAGGTGGGATATTCGCCGGCGTAGGCCTTGTTGGCTCATTGATAGGGGCTTATTTGGGCCACATAACACCAGGCACTGACTTACTAACCTACTTCGCAATAGCAATGATTGTACTAGGCATATACATGGCGATTAGGAGGGAGTCAACACAGGCTGGTACTGCTGATGAGGTTAATCACGTAATGAATGCCCTCAAGAAGTGCCCGAGGTTAACAACATTAACAATACTCAAGGTTGCAACCTTCGGCTTCATAGTTGGCCTTGTCAGTGGTTACTTTGGTATTGGTGGTGGCTTCCTAATAGTACCAAGCCTAATGTTCTCAGCTGGGCTCTGTATAACAAGGGCTATTGGAACCAGCTTGTTAAGTGTTGGTACGTTCGGTGTAGCCAGTGGTGCCGAGTACTGGTACTATGGCGATGTACTAATACTCATAGCCTTACTATATGTCGCTGGGGGAGCCGCGGGTGGCTATGCAGGCACTAGCCTAGCTGTTAAGGCCCCTAAGAGGGCACTTAGGATTGCCTATGGAGCAATAATAGTACTAGTCGGCATATACATGCTAATGAGGGTTTATCACGTAATACCATGAGGTTTAATTAATAATTACCTTATTAACATCTGTAAGGAGAAATAAAAGATATAATTACTCTAGTGCCTCATATTAGTAATGAGGATAATTAATTATAATAAACTCATGAATTTCGTTAGTAGTAATCCGCTGTATGAGGTTAGGGAAACCACAGACACCGTTGAGTTATTATTCCATGCACCAAGTGAAGAGGAGGCTGCTGGTACTGAGGTGGTAAGTGATGAACCCAGGCCAGTAATAAGGGTAGTATTTACTAAGAGGGGTGATGAGTTGGTACCCAGGGAAGCTTGGATAGAGAGAGGCAGTGCAAGGCAAAGAATGGGTGTTGATGAGCTTGATACATGGCTTGAGTTCGTTGATATTTACTCATAGTATGTACTTATCAAATTAAGTTTTTAAGTGAAAGCGTATTCTTAGGAATGTGAATTTAGTAAGAATTGGCATTGCATTAACCGTGATTGGAGCGGTAATACTACTGGTGACCAATGCATTCCTGCCTAGGGTGTATAATATCATGCTGAGTACATTGAGTAATATGACAATAAGTCTCGATGTTTACTCAAGGTACTTAGTACCTGTTTATGTAAATAATCCTGCGTATATCGTGGTCATGCTTAATAATTCATACCCACTATCCGTGTATATATTTGATTCCTTTGGGCACGTATTAACACCATTGAGTTATAGCCATGAACATGGACTTTACCTAATAACATTCCCACTACTTAAGCATGGTAATTACTCACTGGTGTTGTTTAATAATAATCCGGAACCGCTTAATGTATCGCTCTCAGTAACGGCAGTATCACAATACATAGTAGGTAATGCCCTGCTCATAAACCTAGTTATGGATCTTGGAGTAGTGATATTCATACTTGGGGTATTATTAATAGTAATGAGGACATTGTATACTGTTAAATACAGGTTCCTTAATACGAGATAAAAGCTTAAAAGATAGTGATTCATCACGTGGTTAGTGTGAATACTGATGAGCGTGGCATACCTGGTATTGGATACGCTTGGTGTTGTGGCTCTGAATGAGGACGGTGATGTAATAGCTAAGGTTATCTATGAGGGTAGTACAGACGAGATAGCCGATAAGGTGAATAGACTTGAGACTGGTGAACCAATTGATGAGGTCATCAAGGTAATAAATGAACTTAGAAATAAGGGAATCACAAAGATTATTGTTGAGAATAGGGAACTAGCCAGGAACTTGGCTAATAGAATCACAGATATTGAGATTAGATCTGAATTACCAAGTAAGGCTGGAACACTGTATAGGAACAACATCGGTAAATACGTTAAGGAGGTCTTTGGCCTGAGTGAGGATGAGTATCTGGCCAGGGTTCATGAAATAACGACGGTGCAGACAAGGCATAAGTTAAGGCAGGTTGCTGAAAAGAGAGACTTGTTCATTGCCCAGGCTATAAGTTCGGTTGATGATCTTGACAAGATACTCAACCTAATAAGTTCAAGGGTTAGGGAGTGGTATGGACTTCACTTCCCAGAACTTGAGGATTTGGTTAAGGACCATAATGAATACATGACATTAGTAACGGAGTTAGGGCACAGGAGCAACTTCGCTATTGACAATCTCGTGAAGCTAGGGCTCACGCAGGACAGGGCTAAGAGAATCGCCGAGGCCGCAAGTAAGAGTGTTGGTGCTGAAATGGCTGATTGGGACTTAGAACCCGTAAGAACCTATGCAAAAATATACGTACAACTATCAGACCTCAGGAGTAAATTGTCGCAGTATATTGATGAGGCTATGGTAGAGGTAGCACCGAACATTAGGGAGTTGGTAGGTCCATTATTGGGTGCAAGGCTTATAATGCTTGCGGGAGGCTTGATGAGGCTTGCGTTGCTACCGGCATCAACAATACAGGTACTTGGCGCCGAAAAGGCGTTATTTAGGGCATTAAGGACTGGCGGTAGACCCCCAAAGCATGGGATACTATTCCAATTCCCAGAAATATTTAGGGCTCCAAGGTGGCAACGTGGTAAGATAGCCAGGGCATTGGCTGCGAAGCTGGCAATAGCCGCTAAGGCCGACGCCTTCACTGGAAACTTCATTGCCCCAAGGCTTAAGGAGGATCTCATGAAGAGGGTGCAGGAGGTTAAAACACTGTATGCGAAGCCGCCATTAAGGAAGCCTGAAGCTAAAGCCGCTAGGAAGGCTCCAGAGAAAAGAGGACCTGCGAAGAAGGCTGAGGAGAAGAGGGCTCATGAGAAGAGGGGCGGCCGTAGATAATCAGTATTAAGATTTATAATCCCTTAAAAATACGCATTCCCAATGTCCTCATTAATACAGGTTGTTGGTGTTAAGGAGCATGAGAAATTCAGGGGTGTTTACTGGGTGTCCTTTGAGGATGGCACAGAGAGATTGGCGACCATCAACTTAACACCGGGTAAGAGGGTTTATGGCGAGCAATTAATTCAGTGGGAGGGTAAGGAGTATAGGATTTGGAATCCGTACAGGTCGAAACTTGCCGCTGCAATCATGAATGGCCTTAAGGTAATGCCCATAATCGAGGGATCACGAATACTATATCTTGGTGCTGCCAGTGGTACTACCGTGAGTCATGTGAGTGATATAGTTGGTAATAACGGCGTTATCTACTCGGTTGAGTTCTCACCTAGGGTTTTCAGGGAGTTCGTGGAGAAGCTCGTGGATCAGGGTAGGAAGAATGTAATACCAATACTCGCAGATGCCAGATATCCAGAGCAGTATGTACATATTGTCAAGACTGTTGATATCGCCTACATAGACATTGCACAGCCGTTCCAGGCAAAGATACTTGCCGATAATGCTGACGTTTACGTGAAGAGCCACGGCTACGTAATGCTGGTTATAAAGGCCATGAGTATTGACGTTACCAAGGAACCAAGTGAGACATTTAAGAGGGAAATTGATGTGCTTAAGGACAGGGGCTATGAAATACTTGATATGGTTCACCTGGAGCCTTACGACACGGCACATGCCATGGTCATTGGTAGAAAGACCTCGTAATAATTAGTTACGCAAAAGTTTTAAATAAAATAATATGCATGAATTAATAATAGGTAATGAGTAATGAACTCATAACGCATGTATTGAGCTTCGCAGCAAGTAGGAAAGCTAGGGTACTCTTTGTTGGTGATTCGTCATTATCCTACGACGCGATAATTAGAATACCTAATTACAGTGATAATGAGGAGGGAAAATTCATCATTAAGGTAAAGGGGGATGCGGAGAAGGTAAGTAGGGATGCAATAATAGACTTGATAGTGTTATCAAAGGTCTCGAATTCAACACCAATAATAGTCGGTATTAAGTATGGTGATGAGGAGATGATTGATGGCGTAGCCTATAAAGTACATGGTGTTTACGCGGTGGGCGTTAGGACGTTCAAGAGAATTTTAGATAACGATAGTATTAAGTTCGTGAAGGATAAAGGCATCATAAAGGCTAGTGTGAAAGGTCAATTACTTAGGAAGCTGAGGGAGAATAGGGGCATGAGCCTTGGTGACCTTGCAAAGATGCTTGGTGTTACCAGGAGAACAATATATGAGTATGAGAGAGGATCAATAGAAGCCTCAGAAAGAACCGCCAGAATGCTTGTTAATCTATTTGACGAGGACTTACTCAATAACGTTGATTTAAGGCCTAGTGACAATGATGTGCTTAATGATGTGAAGACTAGGGAGGAGATGGTTGATGACAATATTAGGGAATTACTGCCATCATTTAAATTATACTCATTACTGAAGGCGCACACAAAAGTCGCAGCGCACTCAACAGATGAGTCATACCTTGTTGAGGATAAGAGAAGGCTGAGTAATGAGGTTGTTAATGTGGCTAAGGTACTCGGTGTTGGTTTGGCGTTGATAGAGTCCGATAAACGCGATGTTGAATTCCTGGAATCTAGGAACTAATTAGGCGAGGGATATGAGTGACTATCCAAAGGTGGAGATTAGGGAGGGGTTAGTATCGATAATTGTACCTGACCTATCTAAGTACATTGTTGGTAATAGACCTGAACCTGCTCACGCGCCAGTATTTTATAACCCCAGGATGGAAGTCAACAGATCACTTTC
This is a stretch of genomic DNA from Vulcanisaeta moutnovskia 768-28. It encodes these proteins:
- a CDS encoding M24 family metallopeptidase codes for the protein MSSINRIIRFIDEVRKTPIELVVIVSGPNFRYLVGSYIETFERFGALMICPGNNAYSLILPRLDEGKARNTGLPYIVYGDEEGPLNAIKSFISSNCGTVRRVGLEGRATLNYLWILREVIDGFTDSSIDDLLTTMRISKDESELANIKTAVRAIEEGIKAAHESIRPGMTEVEVAKVIGEAISGAGAEPRDVLVQSGPHSAIPHWLPSRRRIEVGDVIVIDVTATYNDYYGDLTRTFVVGNPPSDFKLVHNLVRRAHDEAIASVREGVTGAYIDSIARRVITEGGYGQYFIHRTGHGIGLEVHEEPFISQSYDKALLRGSVFTIEPGIYLPNRFGVRLESNIVIMLDGRVEVLDNYWPDPVIGI
- a CDS encoding histidine phosphatase family protein, with the protein product MILYLVRHGEAQLNALGILHSRNYNDNPLTDRGRLEAAAAALLLHRMGVNGTVFTSPLLRARQTAGCISPNYKVDDRLREIDMGEWELKKISELPFDNYRKDPVRHHPPGGESMDSVMSRIDDFLEFVRSINEKAVIAVSHWHPIATAVALITGLPLSNIYKLRISTGSITAIDLESNDLLLLNLSPLRVLRSLGFSDSEIMMECSK
- a CDS encoding sodium-translocating pyrophosphatase; this encodes MLPLELLLAIIIPIIGLALAGYNAASVLGIKPGKKELTEINMLIAEGAKTFLMREYKTILPTGIVLTILIWIAYYFIFHSGLMAGLAALAFALGAIGSAIAGYLGMYVTTRSAAKTAWMAKNGMGSALSTSFKAGTVMGLSLASIALLIVTILYMAYSLVLPTPLWAEALAPVAFGASLISLFIRVAGGIYTKAADWGADIVGKVEAGIPEDDPRNPGVIADNVGDNVGDCAGMASDVYESFVVVLAGALLLAAVFRLTSALVRLSIMVATLTLISTLIGVQVVRGEVKGKNLAAAAMGKLNMALYTTIIIAAILVAIYAFLAFPLMEAMAIFISDLLGMITAVVVLYVTEYFTHYTFPPVRNIAMQATLSASNVIVAGYSYGLLSAVPTIFMVITALGISYVLGSMFIPPHGIEGGIFGTAIASVGLLSLAGIVISLDSYGPVSDNAGGLVEMTGMEDVREITDSLDAIGNTFKATTKGYAIASAGLAALILFIGFIYEVVERMGIPLTQAFGELMVIDPRIIIGALVGVALVYFFSSSTLASVGKAAGELVEEIRRQFRTKRILELWPQEKPDYNKAIDIVTSHALKNFLVPGLSAVIVPIIVGLALGWIGLVGMIFGVIIAGFPRALLMANAGGAWDNAKKYIEIEGIEVNGQKFGKKSEPHRNAVVGDVVGDPFKDTTGPSLNPLIKVVNTVSIVFAPVIAMISLINPAAGPLIMHLISILMV